Proteins from a single region of Theobroma cacao cultivar B97-61/B2 chromosome 10, Criollo_cocoa_genome_V2, whole genome shotgun sequence:
- the LOC18585713 gene encoding sister chromatid cohesion protein DCC1 has protein sequence MMEQPQPCCKGAEVLLNLQPTSSVWIQYHRLFGPHDDLVLLELDEKLLPDVLYQRVTLRGQPDEDAVFCTKSKTYSVKLVGTSNSVFLVPHADYSTFCENSQDCDGEDYKQQVGASVIKVASGNMELVEVAPRLDKLKSIISENLYSSDEALVMEDLEFMERSMRRLYTWDDLTNMVQASDDELRSGLKALSALEIDGYWRIVDQKYMDMILRMLLHNSVLNDWSLNTLIEDEVVSVLESDGFPRKLAYHCLHVYGSRVEEVMDKGVWRMDARRVCVHFAREILREGKRKMESFMEEWTRKIPEEMQASFDMLEGEVLTEKVGVETWVHAFSVSSLPSTPAERFSILFKERPKWEWKDLEPYVRDLNVPGLSSEALLLKYTRRTQPTIDAEPVFSAR, from the exons CAACCTCAGCCATGTTGCAAGGGAGCTGAAGTGTTATTAAATCTCCAACCCACCTCTTCAGTTTGGATTCAATATCACCGGCTCTTTGGTCCTCATGATGATTTGGTTCTCCTTGAGCTCGATGAGAAACTTCTCCCAGATGTCCTGTACCAGAG gGTAACCTTAAGAGGACAGCCTGATGAAGATGCAGTTTTTTGCACTAAGTCAAAAACCTACTCAGTTAAGCTTGTTGGAACCTCAAATTCTGTGTTCCTGGTACCACATGCAGATTATTCAACATTCTGCGAAAATTCACAAGATTGTGATGGGGAAGATTACAAGCAACAAGTTGGTGCGTCAGTTATCAAAGTTGCATCTGGTAACATGGAGCTTGTTGAGGTTGCTCCCAGACTTGACAAGCTCAAATCAATTATCTCAGAGAATCTTTACAGCTCTGATGAGGCATTAGTGATGGAGGATTTGGAATTTATGGAGAGAAGTATGAGAAGATTGTATACATGGGATGACCTTACTAACATGGTTCAGGCTAGTGATGATGAATTGAGGTCTGGATTAAAGGCTCTTTCAGCTCTGGAGATTGATGGGTATTGGAGAATTGTGGATCAAAAATACATGGACATGATTCTGAGGATGCTTTTGCACAATTCTGTGTTGAATGACTGGTCACTGAACACACTTATTGAAGATGAAGTTGTGAGTGTACTGGAATCAGATGGGTTTCCACGCAAACTTGCCTACCATTGTTTGCATGTCTATGGTAGTAGGGTGGAGGAGGTAATGGATAAAGGTGTGTGGAGGATGGATGCAAGAAGAGTATGTGTGCATTTTGCAAGGGAGATCTTGAGAGAAGGGAAGAGGAAGATGGAGAGTTTCATGGAGGAGTGGACACGGAAGATTCCAGAAGAGATGCAGGCCAGTTTTGATATGTTGGAAGGCGAAGTGTTGACCGAGAAGGTTGGTGTAGAAACATGGGTTCATGCCTTCAGTGTTTCTTCGTTGCCCTCTACTCCTGCAGAACGTTTTTCCATCCTCTTCAAAGAACGACCAAAATGGGAGTGGAAGGATTTAGAGCCCTATGTCAG ggaTCTAAATGTACCGGGTCTTTCCTCAGAAGCTTTGCTTTTGAAGTACACTAGAAGAACTCAGCCAACCATTGATGCAGAACCTGTTTTTAGTGCTAGATAG